A genome region from Anastrepha ludens isolate Willacy chromosome 3, idAnaLude1.1, whole genome shotgun sequence includes the following:
- the LOC128859007 gene encoding protein FAM32A, which yields MMSDAYDFVAKGKLKLKNDNQIKKKKKSSRKHKDKDKEREKESLQTSINESLEEKMTSSAAPKLTKAELAFKQQQEKMRNKRIMEKASTTHKERVEKFNEHLDTLTEHFDIPKVSWTK from the exons atgaTGTCGGATGCATATGATTTTGTTGCAAAGGgcaaattaaaacttaaaaatgataaccaaatcaagaaaaagaagaaaagtagCCGTAAACATAAAGACAAGGATAAGGAACGTGAAAAGGAATCTTTACAAACCAGCATAAATGAGTCTTTAGAAGAGAAAATGACTAGCAGCGCTGCGCCAAAATTGACAAAGGCCGAGTTGGCGTTCAAGCAGCAGCAAGAAAAAATG CGAAACAAACGCATTATGGAGAAAGCCTCCACTACACATAAGGAGCGCgtggaaaaatttaatgaacatcTGGATACGCTAACGGAGCACTTTGACATACCGAAAGTGTCCTGGACGAAATAG
- the LOC128859006 gene encoding chitinase-3-like protein 2 gives MADYELMNEPSQSQSWWRIVALMGLYMLTTIFVFLLWNSAYDTIYYPPDIQAVPDFWYRRANLYANSVHQSTLSHDFRLMKNQTARVKLQHADSVSNGLGQQQPTQKVKPSAPQLVKNAPPTMSTAPEVRLVCYYTVPDPNNEFDDLRLANVNAELCTHINVGMVSVSNGQLVITDNMRRILVQDVTVLRTINPALKLLLSVGGGASSDGFPAMVKNHTTRKVFVHSLKQTLTMYKLDGIDLDWEFPSAYNKERQHFSQLIYEIRQEYKRERRDYLLTVAAAAPEGIAVFAYDVQMLNQFVDYVNLMTYDYHFYSHGTPFTGLNAPLYARPNERSLLGTLNINYSVNWWLANGLDRRKLVVGLPTYGHSFTLVSSLNNGVGAPAEGIGHCGSLGFTSYSELCWFNTHNILVHQSYDRSTCSPYLSSGNEWISYENETSIACKALYVKNHQLGGAMIFSLNTDDVKGYCPRAYKTKFPLVETVKSILFGKS, from the exons ATGGCAGATTACGAATTGATGAACGAGCCTTCGCAATCGCAATCCTGGTGGCGCATAGTCGCACTAATGGGACTCTATATGCTAACCACAATATTTGTCTTTCTTCTGTGGAATTCTGCTTACGATACTATTTATTATCCACCAGACATCCAAG CCGTGCCCGATTTTTGGTACCGTCGTGCCAACCTCTACGCCAATAGTGTGCATCAGAGTACACTCTCGCATGATTTccgtttgatgaaaaatcaaacGGCACGCGTCAAACTACAACATGCAGATAGCGTATCGAATGGTTTGGGTCAACAACAGCCAACGCAAAAGGTTAAACCCAGCGCTCCACAATTGGTGAAGAATGCACCACCCACTATGAGCACAGCACCTGAAGTGCGTCTAGTGTGCTATTACACAGTTCCCGATCCGAACAATGAGTTCGATGATTTGCGTTTGGCCAATGTAAATGCTGAACTTTGCACACACATCAATGTTGGTATGGTTAGTGTAAGTAATGGCCAGTTGGTTATCACCGACAATATGCGACGTATACTCGTGCAGGATGTGACGGTGTTGCGCACAATTAATCCTGCTCTGAAGCTTTTGCTGTCGGTGGGTGGCGGCGCGAGCAGTGACGGGTTTCCGGCAATGGTGAAGAATCACACGACTCGTAAAGTGTTTGTGCATTCGCTGAAGCAGACATTGACTATGTATAAGCTAGATGGCATTGATCTCGACTGGGAGTTCCCCAGCGCATATAATAAAGAGCGTCAACATTTTTCGCAATTGATATACGAAATACGGCAGGAGTATAAGCGCGAACGTCGCGATTACTTGCTAACAGTAGCAGCTGCTGCACCTGAAGGCATTGCTGTATTCGCCTACGACGTGCAAATGCTAAACCAGTTCGTAGACTATGTGAATCTGATGACATACGACTATCATTTCTACTCGCATGGCACGCCTTTCACAG GTTTAAATGCGCCATTGTATGCACGTCCGAATGAGCGCTCGTTACTCGGTACTTTAAATATCAATTATTCAGTTAATTGGTGGCTAGCCAACGGTCTGGATCGCAGGAAGTTGGTGGTGGGCCTTCCAACCTATGGACATTCTTTCAC CCTGGTCAGTTCTCTGAACAATGGTGTTGGTGCCCCCGCTGAAGGAATTGGTCATTGCGGTAGTTTGGGCTTTACCTCCTACTCAGAGCTTTGCTGGTTCAATACACATAACATACTGGTCCATCAGTCATATGACCGATCTACTTGCTCGCCTTATCTTAGCAGCGGTAACGAATGGATTTCTTATGAAAACGAGACCAGCATCGCATGCAAGGCGCTCTATGTCAAGAATCATCAACTTGGTGGCGCTATGATATTCTCGCTAAATACAGATGATGTGAAGGGCTATTGCCCTCGTGCCTATAAAACCAAATTTCCACTTGTTGAAACTGTTAAATCGATTTTGTTTGGCAAAAGCTGA
- the LOC128859009 gene encoding piggyBac transposable element-derived protein 4-like: protein MQRSLTQREIEECLYEDLPSGPESEASSEWPVSKSILDVCGADVQNIQEELFDDEDDILLSNFLRQNNIVSSTTLQPPKWKRTFSMDIPGEFVESVGLADHIISLEDVTPLRLFRMFWTEDLVEVISFQTNLYATQEGKPFSPTSPSEIQTFLAINMVMGIKKLPSYKDYWSSAPDLRDSYISSCMPLNRFSWLLGCLHLNDNNLMPARTHPDYDKLYKA, encoded by the coding sequence atgcAACGATCATTGACGCAAAGGGAAATTGAAGAATGTTTGTATGAAGATTTACCTTCAGGACCTGAAAGTGAAGCCAGTTCCGAGTGGCCAGTGTCAAAATCGATATTGGATGTGTGTGGGGCAGATGTACAGAATATCCAAGAAGAGCTATTCGACGACGAGGATGACATACTATTATCAAACTTTCTACGTCAGAATAATATTGTTAGCTCTACGACCTTGCAGCCTCCTAAATGGAAAAGGACCTTCTCTATGGATATACCTGGCGAGTTTGTTGAGAGTGTGGGCTTAGCTGATCATATAATCAGCTTGGAAGATGTAACACCACTCCGACTGTTTCGCATGTTTTGGACAGAGGACTTGGTTGAGGTCATAAGCTTTCAAACTAACCTATATGCAACACAAGAAGGTAAACCTTTTTCTCCTACCAGTCCTTCTGAAATACAAACTTTCTTGGCCATAAATATGGtgatgggtataaaaaagctacCGAGTTACAAAGATTACTGGTCTTCTGCTCCTGATTTACGTGACTCCTACATTTCCTCTTGTATGCCCCTAAATCGCTTCAGCTGGCTTCTTGGATGCTTGCATCTGAATGACAATAATCTCATGCCTGCTAGAACGCATCCAGACTATGATAAGTTATATAAAGCCTAG